Sequence from the Candidatus Sulfotelmatobacter sp. genome:
GCGCGCGGGTAAGTGGGGCCGCATCGTCAACCTCGCCTCGACCTCGATCAAGGCGCCCATCCCCAACCTCGCGCTCTCGAACACCTTCCGCGCCGGCCTGTTGGGCGCGCTCAAGACGCTCTCGCGGGAGGTCGCGGCCGACAACGTGACCGTCAACGTCATCGCCACCGGCCGCATCCTGACCGATCGCGCGCGCAGCATGTACAACGATCCCGCCGCGATGCAGAAAGCCGCCGCGGAGATCCCCGCCAAGCACTTCGCCTCGCCCGAGGAGTACGCGCCGCTGGTGGTGTTCTTGTGCTCGCAGGCCGCCGGCTACGTCACCGGCACGACGATTCCGATCGACGGCGGTTTGTTGATGGGCCTGAGCTGACGCTCAGCGCCAGACCGGGTTGACCGCGTAGCGGCTGGGAGCCAGCTGCAGGTACTGCACGACGCGCGGACGCGTCGCGCGGTTGGGACTGCTGCCGTGCGGCAGCGCGTGGTGCCAGATCACCAGACTGCGCGCGGGCGCCGCGATCGGCACCGCGCCTAGCGCGTCGACGCGGTCTTGCCGGCGCGGATCGGCGTCCGGCGGGAGCGACGCCAGCCACGCCTCGACGCGGCGGTGAAAGCCGGGCACGCAGGTGAACGCGCCTTGGTCCGGCGCGACGTCCTCGAGATAGAGAATCCCCTGCAGTCCGAACGGAATCGGCGGCGTGAGGCTGGTGTCCCAGTGCAGGTGCGGGCCGGGAAACGTCCAGCCTTCGCGCTCGGGTGGGTTGAAGCCGACCTGGTCGACGTTGGGCCACAGGTCCTCACGGCCCCACAATTGCGCGAAGGCGCGAAAGACGCGCGGCGCGCGGCGGTTCGCTTCGATCGCCGCGTGCTGCAACAGCGGGACCCAGATGCTGTGGCCTTGCGGTCCGTCGTACCAGCTGTCCGGCCGTGAACGCTCGGCGCCGACGAACGACCAGATCGCGGCGGCGGCGTCGGCGCACTGCGCCGCCGGGACCGCATCGGGGACGACGACGTAGCCGTGCTCGGCGAAGAACGCCAGCGCCGCGTCGTCGAGCACCGGCGCCTCGTCGACGCCGGGCGGGGCCCCGACGTCTTCGCCGCGCAGCGCGGCGTTCAAGCGCGCGACGTTGTCGGGCGCCAGCCGGGACCCGACGCGTTCCGCGACGGCCGTCTCGAACGCCGCGAAGCTCGGCCACGTATCGTGGGCCAGCGAGAACGCCTCGCGCAGGTTGAGCCCGAGCCCACGAATGACCAGGTCGTCGCGATCCCACTCGTGCCGATCCTCGTCCGTCTTCGGGAGGCAGGCGCGCGCGCGCATCGTCCGCGACCACAGGCGTTTGAGGTGCACGACCCCGAGCGCGCCGAGGTCTTCCGCGTCGGCCAGGTCGGGCGGTCGAGGAGGGTTCGTCTCGGGGCGAGTAGCCGCCGTCATGGACGTCCGCTTCGCCGCGACCGCGCTCGCCACCGCGTTCACGATCATCGACCCGATCGGGATGATCCCGCTGACGCTCTCGGCGACCGCGCGCGCCACGCCGGTGCAGCGTTCGGCGATCGTCGACCGGGCCGTGCTGGTGGCCGCCGGCGTGATGCTGTTCATGGCCGTCCTGGGCCGCGCGCTGCTCAGCTACCTGGGGATCACCCTGCCGGCGTTCACGATCGCCGGTGGCATCCTGCTGCTGCTGATCGCGATCGACATGCTGTTCGCGCGTCCGGTCGGCGCGAAGGGGACGCAAGCCGAGGAGCGCGAGGCGGCCGAGACGCTCAACCCCGCCGTCTTCCCGCTGGCGGTGCCGATGATCGCCGGACCCGGCACGATCGCGACGATCTTGCTCCTGGTGAGCCTCGCGCACGGCGATCGCGAACGGCTGCTGGTGGTGTTCGGCGCGTTCGTGGCGGCGCTGATCGTCACGTGGGCGTGCATGCGCGGCGCGACGCTGGTGCTGCGCGCGATCGGCAAGACCGGCATCCACGTCGTCACCCGGCTGCTCGGGATCATCCTCGCGGCGCTGGCGGTGCAGTTCATGCTCAACGGCATCCTCGAGTCGCCGCTCTTCCCGCACGGCGGATGAGGCTGAGCGCTACGCGTCGGACGCCACGTCGGCCAGGTGGTCCAAGATGATGCCCCAGCCTCGCGTATGGCCCTCGTGCATCGCGAGCGTGGGCAGACGCTCGTGCGTCAGCACGAGATCGGTCTCGTCGCCGCGCGAGGTGAGCTCGAGGGTGACCAGCGTGTCCACGCCGTCGGTCAGCGGACCGGTCCAGGTGAACACGAGCTTGCGCGGCCGGTCGATCTGCACGTAGGTGCCGGACACCTCGCGCCGGGAGTCCTGCGATGACATGACCAGGCTGAAGGCTCCGCCGGGGCGCAGGTCGCAGGTCGCTTTGCAATCGACCGGGCCCGGATAGGGGCTCATCCAGCGGACCATCAGCTCGGGTTTGGTCCACAGGTCGAAGATCTGCTCGGCGCCGGCGCGCACGCGGCGGCGTATCCGCACGGTCGGTCCCGTCGCGTCATCGCGAACCATGCTTGCGATCCTTCCGGCGTGACGTGCCTTCGCTCTCGAGCTCGCGCAGCACGGACTCCATGGCGTCGAGCCGGTGTTCCCAATACGAGCGCGTCCGCTCGATCCAGCCGTCGACCTCGTCCAGCGAACGAACGTTGATGGAGAGAATGTGGTCGCGGCCCCGCTTGTGCCGCTCGATCACGCCGCTCGCTTCCAGCACGCGGATGTGCTTCGACACCGCGTTCAACGACATGTGGAAGGGCTGGGCGACCTCGGTCACCCGCGCCTCGCCGCGCGAGAGCCGCTCGATGATCGCCCGTCGCGTCGGATCGGCCAGCGCGGCAAACACCGCGTCCAGGCGCGCGGTGCGCGACGCGGGCGTCCTCCCGGCTTCGATCTTGGTCATGTGTCCGCCCACGTGATGCTCGCTGCTGCTGATATTCTACCCGAAGGTTGACAATCCGTCGAGCTCGGGCTTATATTCAACCTATAGGTTGAATTATTTCGATCATGAAGGAGAGCTCGATGGGAATCAAACCCGTTGCCGCCGCGACGGCAGCGGCCGCACTGCTGAGCGGCGCCGTCGCGCCGGCGCAGGCCGCGCCGACCACCAACATCGTCATCGTTCACGGAGCATTCGCCGACGGCTCCGGGTGGCGCGGCGTGGCCGACATCCTCGAGAAGGACGGCTACACGGTCAGCGTCGTGCAGATACCGTTGACGTCACTCGCCGACGACGTCGCGGCGACGAAACGCGTGCTGGCGATGCAACACGGCCCGACGCTTCTCGTCGGTCACAGTTACGGCGGCGTCGTCGTCACGGAAGCGGGCGAAGCGCCGAACGTCGTCGGCCTCGTCTACGTCGCCGCGTTCATCCCCGACACGGGCGAAAGCGCGGTCAGCCTGCTGTCGTCGGCTCCCGCCGCGAACGACGACATGCGTGCCACCGAGGACGGCTTCCTGTACATCGACCCGGCAGCCTTTCCGGCCGATTTCGCCGCCGACGTCCCGCCGGCCGAAGCGAGCTTCATGGCGCGTTCGCAGCCGATGCTTTCGGCGAAGGACGCCGGGAGCGCGCCGGTGACCACCGCCGCTTGGCACCGGAAGAAGAGCTGGGCGCTGGTCGCGACCGACGACCACAACATCAATCCCGATCTCGAGCGCACCATGGCCAAGCGCGCCGGCAGCGAAACGATTGAAGTCGCCGGCAGCCACGCGGTCTACCGATCCCGCCCCGACGAGGTGGCACGGTTCATCGAACGTGCCGCGAAGGCGTCCGGCCAATGAGCCGTTCATGACGAACGGATCGCCGGCCGGCCCTGCGAGGTCACCGGCGATCCGCCCGCGCGCCCACACCCGAGCAGGTCAGGGCTAGGGCACGATTGCCATCGGTCCGGAGACGGCGTTGATGTACGCGTCGATCGTGACCGCGCTGGGGAGGCTCGACGCGGCCAGCTGTTCGATCTCCGGGATGCTGCTGAGCGACGCCCACAGGTTGCCGCCGCCGTCGACCACCAGCGGCATCGAACCGCCGCTGTTGTAGAACGAGCTGTCGAACAGCGTCGTCGTCAGCGCGGTCGAGCCGGCCGCGAAGTAGGCGATGTCCTGATTCGCCTCGTCGTTGACGTACAGACCGCCGGAGGCGTCGAGCGCGATCGGACCCGGCTGCGCGAGCGAGGGATCCGAGAGCTGCGTCCCGGGCGTCTTCGTTCCGGCCGGGTAGACGTTGACGTAGCCGGCGCTGTCGCTCTCGTAGACGTCGCCGCTCGCGTCGACTGCGATGCCCGCGGGTTCCGAGAGCTGCGCGCTCCCGCCGCTGATCGTGAACGACGCGGTGCTCGCGTTCGGCGCGAACTCGGCGATGCTCGGGGGCGGTTGGCGAAAGCCGCCGCCGGTCAACACCCAGAGGTCGTCGTTCTTGTCGACCGCCAGCGCCAGCGCGCCGCCGACGCCGGTCGTGATCGACCGCCCGGCGCTCTCCGCGCCCGGCGAGAAGACCGAGACGGCGAACGATTCGCCCAGGCCCAGGAACGAGGCGTGCACGGCGTAGATCGTACCGTCGGACGCCGCCGCGATGCTGTTGGCGATCGTCAGCCCCTCGCAGGCGCAGACCGGAAACTGCGCGACGGTCTTGAGCGATTCCAGGCTGACGGCGGTGATGAGGGTGCCGGCGGCGATGACCATCGCGGGCGTGAACGTGTACGCGGTCGTGCCGCTGACCGGCGCCGGCGTCGTGCCGTCGCCGAGGGTCGCATCCTGCACGGTCGCGCTGATCGCGACCGTCTGGCCGCCGGCGCTCCCGCCGCTCGCGCGCAGCACGTACGCGAACGGATCGCTGTTCTGCGCCGAGGCGACGCCGGCGTAACTGCCACCGGTGCTCATGCTCACGGTGGTGACGCTCGGCGCGCCGGGGCCGATGATGACGTTGCCGTCCACGTCGAGCGCTTCGACCTCGACCGGCTGCGCGAACAAGCCGGGGACGTGATACGGCGGCTTGGTTCCGTCGACCGTCGCGGCCGCGCCGGGCACGATCACGACCGACGCGGTCGCGGCCGCCAGCGTCAGACCGATCGGCGTCGCGACGCCGGAGGCGATCGTCGCGCGCACGACGTTGCGCGAGAGGACGTTGCCGGCGCCGTCGGTGAGCTGCAGCGAGAACGTGTCGCTGCCGGCCGGCGCGACGACTTGGAACGTGCATTGCAGTTGCGCCGCCTGCGTCACGCAGCCCGGCGACTGGGGCGTGAGACCGTAGGTCGACGCCGTCCCGCCGTTGACGGCGACGACCAAGTTCGCGCTCGAGGGCGAGACGTAGCGCGGCGCGCGCCGGTTGGCGGCGCTCGACGCGCCGGCGCGCGGGACGGCGATGGTGAGCGTCGCGCGCGTCGCGCCGCTCGGCGCCGACGGCGCGCCGGGCGTCGTGGCCGGCGTGGCGGGGACCGTCGAGCCGCCGCGGCCCGAACAAGCGGCCAGCGCGAACAGCGTGCCGGCAGCGAGCAATCGTTTCACCTGCATCTCCTAGTTCACCGTGATCGCGGCGGCCGAGACCGAGACCGCGACCGACACACTGTGGCCGTTGGCGTCGCTGACGGTGACGGCGCACGTGCCGGGACCGACCGGCGTCACCGCGTAGCTCGCGGTGCCGCCCGACGAGCCGCCGCTGACCGTCGCGATCGCGCCGGTGAGCGGGTTACAGGTGTTGGTCTGCGTGTACGCTCCGCTGTAGCCGCTCTCGCTGACCGTGAACGTGGCCGGCGCGTTCGAGCTGAACGCGATCGACGTCGTCGACGCTTGCAGCTGCGTCGCCGCCGGCGTCGGGCTGGCCGTCGCGCCGCTTGCGGGTGTCGGGGTGGGCGTCGGGGCGGACGTGGTGCCGAGCGCGGCCGGCGTCGCGCCGCCGCCGCCGCCGCAGGCGGCCAGCGCGAGCGCGGCGAGCGCGCCGAGCACGACGAGGCGAGAAGACGTGCGTCGCATCATTTGAACGGCACCGCTCCGATCTGACCGTAGGCGTTGTCGAGCATCCACAGGGTGCGATCGCCGCGGTCGACCAGACCGGCGATGACCGAAGACTGCGGAATCAGGTTGGCATAGGTGTACACCGCGCGCGTCGTCGGGTTGACGACGGTGACGTCGGCGTAGCTGGAGAAGAAGCCGCTGCCGGGTAGCTCCGCGAACCACAGGTTGTGGTCGGAGCCCAGCGCCGCGGCGCCGTACGCGCCGGCCGGTACGCCGCCGGTGATGAGCTGCACGGTTTTGGTGGCCGGTGCGATCGAGCCGATCGTCGAGGTCCCCGCGTTGCTGTAGCTGTCGAACCACACGTTGCCGTCGGGCCCGTTCACCAGCTGCAACGGACTCTGATCGGGGAACGCGGGCGTGCTGACCGGCGTCACGACGTAGCTGCCGGCGGCGACGTCGAGGCGACCGACGGCGTCGTTGCCGCCGTCGGCGAACCAGATCCCGTTGTCGGGACCGAGCACCATCGACATCATCGGCTGACCGAACGGGTTCGCCGGCGTGGCGGCGTCGGGTGTCTGATATTCGACGATCGCGCCGCTGCCGGTGTTGATGCTGCCCAACCAGCTGGGCTGGCCGACGTTCAGCGGCGGCTGGTTCAGCCCCTGATCGTAGAACCACATCGTCCCGGTCGGGCCGGCGACGATCCCGGTGACGTTCGCGTTCGCTTCCAGGCCGGTGGTGTAGGTCGCGACGTTGCTCGTGCTCGGCGTCAGCTCGCCGACGCTCGAGCCGGCGGCGAACCATGCATTGCCTTGCGCGTCGAACGCGACCGCGTACGGTCCGGCGAACGGCGCGGCGACCGTGTACGAGGTGTACGTCTTCGCGACCGGGTCGAACGAGGTGAGCTGACCCTGACCGTCGTCGGCGGTCCACAGCTTGCCGTCGGGCGATTCGACGAGACCGTAGGGCTGCAAGAGCCGGTGGTCGCTCCCGTAACCGGCGTAGCTGCCCGGGTGCGGCGCGACCGTCAGCGTCACCGGTGCGGTGAAGGCGCCGTTGCCGATCTGCAGCTGCGTGACGTCGAAGGTCGTGTGCGGCACGATCGTCGCCACCGCGCTGCCGCTCTGGAGCGGTCCGCCGGCGATGCTGACGCTGGCGTCGGCCGCGTTCGCGACCGTGGCGGTGAAGCTGCCGGTGAAGCCGGCCTGCGTCAGCGTCGCCGCGACGCCGGAGCTCGCGTCGTCGTACACCAGCAGCGGCTGCGGCGCGACCGAGAGCGGCGCCGCCGTCAGCGTCGCGCTCACGCCGGTTCCGGTGGCCTGGATCGCTCCGTTCACCAGCTGTTTGCTCGCATCGAAGGTGACGGTCACGACCGTGCCGGGTTGGGTGACGCTGGCGGTCGAGAGCGAGAGCGCGTGGGTCGGGTCGCTGAAGATCTGCAGCCCGATCGACGAGGCGTAGGGGCCGGCGCCCACGATCGTCGCGCCCGACGCGTCGAGCGCGTCGAGCGTGACCGCGTAGCGATGGATCGCGCCGTCGTCGACCAGCGGCAAGACGCTCGGCGAGAAGGCGATGCTGGCCGGCACGCCGCCGAGCGAGAGCGCGACCGGCGCCGCGCTCGTCGCGGTCACCGTCTCGGCAACGGTCGTCGTCGCCAGCGCGGTGCCGCTGCCGTTGCTCGACTGAAAGGTCGAGATCGCGAACACGTCCTGGCCGATCGCCGCTGCGGCGCTGATCGTGCACACCAGCGCGCCGCCGCTGCCGGTGGCGCAGCCGGGCGCGTTCGCCGCCAGCGCGGCGATCGTCGGCGTCAGCGTCACGGTCGCACCGTTGACGCTCTGCACGGCGATGCGGACCGAGCCGGTGTTCGGCGAGACGTAGCGCGGCAAGCGCAGGTGTGCGCTGGTGCCGCTCGCGGTCGGTACCGTGATCGTGAACTGCTCCGCGAGCTGCGCCGTCCCCGACGGGACCGGCGTGGGCGTCGGCGTGCTCCCGCTCGTGCGCGGCAGCGAGCTGGTGCCGCCGCCGCCGCCGCACGCCTGGAGCGCGCAGACGGCCAGCACCGCGACGCCGGCGGTCAGGTGTCGGATGGTCATTGGTTGGTCACCGCCTTGATGAGCGCGCGCGCGAACGGAACGCCGAGCCCGGTCACCTGGTCGTAACCGGTGCCGGCTTGATAGCCGGGATCGAGCGGCGGCGAGGTCGGACCGGGCTGCGCGACGACTTGCGCGTTGTCGCCGTAGACGACGTCGTAGAACGTCTGCGCGTAGGCCGGCAGCACCGTGCCGTTCTTGGAATAGAAGCCGTACAGCAGCGGTGCCGCGTTGCCCAGCCGGTAGCTCTTGGCGCCTTGCGCGGTCGCGCAGGTTGGCGCCGACGCGCAGGCTTGCAGCACCAGCGCCCACATCGCCGCCATCTCGGGCGCCGCGACGCTGGTGCCGCCGATCGACTCGACGACGGGGCTGAAGGCGGCGTTGATCAGCGTCGACATCCCGGTCTCGGGATCGCCGAGCAGCGAGTCGTCGGGGACGTTGCGCGTGCTGCCGATCAGGCCGGGAATCCCTTGCTGCCATGGCGTGAGGCTGGTCGAGAAGTACGCCGAGACGCCGCCGCCGCTGCCGCCCGAACCGTCGCTGGTTTCCAAGCCCCAGGCGGTGATCTGATTGGTGAGGTTGCCGAAACGGTCGAGTGGAACGGTGACCCCGCCGACCGCGGCGACGTTCGGATCGGTCGACGGATAGCTCACGCACGGCTGATCGATCGCGGCCTGATAGACCGGACGCTGGCAGCCTTCCGCGCCGGCGTCGCCCGAGGAGACGAAGACCGCGATCCCCTCGGCTGCGAGCGCGGCGAACTCTTCGGGTCCCAGGCCCGCGGTGGGATCGTTGGCGGGACCGAACTCCAGGCCGACCTGCGCTTGTTCGGGGCCGCCGTAGCTCAAGCTGAGCACGTCGGCCTTGTCGTCGGCGATCGCTTGTTGGATCTCGTCGTCGGCGACGTCGAGGCCGATCAAGTCGATCGGCGTCGTGCCGCTGCCGCACGGCGGCGGCGTGACGTTGCCGCTGTTGTCCTCGCAGTATCCCGGCAAGTAGCCGAGATAGAAGAGCACCTGCGCGCCCGGCGCGAGCGAGGCGGCCGCCTCGGTGTCGATCTGCGCCTCGCCGTCCTCGGGGTTGCAGCCGGGCAGCGTTCCGCCGCACAGCGCCGTCACCGGCGGCGGCGTCTGGAAGCCGGTGTCGGGCGGGTTCTCGATGCCGTTCTGCGCGATGGCCGCGTCGGTGACGTCGACCTGGCTGACGGGCGCGACGCTGGTGGAGAACATCGTGCCGTAGGCGGGAACGTCGGCGGCGCTGATCGGACCGGTGCCGATGATGCCGACCGAGATGCCGGTGCCGGTGTAGCCGGCGTCGTAGGCGCCGGTGTAGTCGAACGCGTTGCGGATCTGCAGCGGACCGTAGCCGCTGGTCGTGATCGCGCCGCCGCTGATCGGCACGTAGTTGCGGAACTGCCGCTTGGCGGTGACCAGCCGGGTGATCGCGCTGACCGGCAGCGCGCGGGTGAAGTGCGGCGTCGTGTGCGGCGCCAGGAACGTCGTCGTTCCGGCGCGGTAGACGCCGAAGGTGGTCTGGAAGGCCTGTTCGAGCGCGTGCTGCGGGCCGCTGACGAACAGCGAGAGGTGCTGCGGCCAGGTCGCGACGCGCAGACCGTAGCCGGCGAAGTACGCGGCGACGGCGTTGAGCGACGCGCTCGACGCGCCGTACTGCGCGCCGATCTGCTGCGGGGTCAGAAAGTGCCGATAGCTGGCCGAGCCCGGCGTGCTGGCGGCGGCGGCGTAGCGCGCCAGACCGTCGGCGTTCTGCAGCTGCAGCGCGACGTCGACGCCCATCGTGCCGACGTTGGCCGGCCCGACGTACTGCGCGCCGGCCGGCGCGTCGGCGCCGTAGGCGAAGGTGGCGGCGCCGGCGGTGGCGGCGTTGCTGCCGCCGGACGACGTCGGCGTCGCCGGCAGCGCGCCGGCGTGGCCGCCGCCGCCGCTGCAAGCGGAGAGCGCGACGGCGGCGATCAGCGTCGCGGCCAGCGTGGAAGCGGTGCGATTCACAGGGCTCCTCCCGAACGGTGCAGGCGCGCGGCCGCCGCGCGCGCCAGCTGGGCGGCGCGCTGGACACGGGCGGCCAAGACGGCGCGCTCGAAGCGCGCGTGCAGCACGGCGCCGACGTCGAGCCGGGCGCCCGGCACGCTCGCCGCGCTCGCGGTGCCGCGAGCGCGGCGCGCGCCGCTCAGCGTGAGGCCGGGGATCGTCGAGCTCGGCTGCATCCCGAGCGTCTCGGTGACGGTCGCGATCTCGAGCGGCGGGGTCATGGTGAACGCGAACGCCTGATCGCCGCTGAAGTCGTAGTCGAACGTCTGCTGGTCGGTCGAGACCGTGCACAGCACCCCGTAGCCCGGCGCGACGTAGCGCGTCGTCGTTTCCTGCTCGGTGTAGCCCAGGATGGTGTCGGTGCGTGCGATCGTCTGCGCCAGCGCCGTCGCTTGCGCCGGGAACGCCGCGGTCAGCCCGCAGCCGGACGGAATCGTCTGCGTCCCCTGGTCCAGATCGTTCTCGTCGTAGAGCGCCGGCGCGTTGCCGTACCACGTGGGCACTTGGAAGGTCTGGTACGGGGCGACGGTCGTGTCGAGTCCGAGATACTCGTTGATCGTGATCAGCGCGGGACCCGAGGCTTGCGGTTCCGGCGGGCTGTAGGTGATCGTCAGCGTCTCGCCGTTGGCCTCGAACGCGAACGTTCCGCTGCCGTCGGCGTTCTCTTGGATGTCGCCGACGCCGTCGGCGCCGGCGACCGCGTAGTTGGGCGGGTAGGTGGTC
This genomic interval carries:
- a CDS encoding phytanoyl-CoA dioxygenase family protein, giving the protein MTAATRPETNPPRPPDLADAEDLGALGVVHLKRLWSRTMRARACLPKTDEDRHEWDRDDLVIRGLGLNLREAFSLAHDTWPSFAAFETAVAERVGSRLAPDNVARLNAALRGEDVGAPPGVDEAPVLDDAALAFFAEHGYVVVPDAVPAAQCADAAAAIWSFVGAERSRPDSWYDGPQGHSIWVPLLQHAAIEANRRAPRVFRAFAQLWGREDLWPNVDQVGFNPPEREGWTFPGPHLHWDTSLTPPIPFGLQGILYLEDVAPDQGAFTCVPGFHRRVEAWLASLPPDADPRRQDRVDALGAVPIAAPARSLVIWHHALPHGSSPNRATRPRVVQYLQLAPSRYAVNPVWR
- a CDS encoding MarC family protein — translated: MDVRFAATALATAFTIIDPIGMIPLTLSATARATPVQRSAIVDRAVLVAAGVMLFMAVLGRALLSYLGITLPAFTIAGGILLLLIAIDMLFARPVGAKGTQAEEREAAETLNPAVFPLAVPMIAGPGTIATILLLVSLAHGDRERLLVVFGAFVAALIVTWACMRGATLVLRAIGKTGIHVVTRLLGIILAALAVQFMLNGILESPLFPHGG
- a CDS encoding SRPBCC domain-containing protein — encoded protein: MVRDDATGPTVRIRRRVRAGAEQIFDLWTKPELMVRWMSPYPGPVDCKATCDLRPGGAFSLVMSSQDSRREVSGTYVQIDRPRKLVFTWTGPLTDGVDTLVTLELTSRGDETDLVLTHERLPTLAMHEGHTRGWGIILDHLADVASDA
- a CDS encoding metalloregulator ArsR/SmtB family transcription factor, coding for MTKIEAGRTPASRTARLDAVFAALADPTRRAIIERLSRGEARVTEVAQPFHMSLNAVSKHIRVLEASGVIERHKRGRDHILSINVRSLDEVDGWIERTRSYWEHRLDAMESVLRELESEGTSRRKDRKHGSR
- a CDS encoding alpha/beta hydrolase — translated: MGIKPVAAATAAAALLSGAVAPAQAAPTTNIVIVHGAFADGSGWRGVADILEKDGYTVSVVQIPLTSLADDVAATKRVLAMQHGPTLLVGHSYGGVVVTEAGEAPNVVGLVYVAAFIPDTGESAVSLLSSAPAANDDMRATEDGFLYIDPAAFPADFAADVPPAEASFMARSQPMLSAKDAGSAPVTTAAWHRKKSWALVATDDHNINPDLERTMAKRAGSETIEVAGSHAVYRSRPDEVARFIERAAKASGQ
- a CDS encoding protease pro-enzyme activation domain-containing protein, yielding MNRTASTLAATLIAAVALSACSGGGGHAGALPATPTSSGGSNAATAGAATFAYGADAPAGAQYVGPANVGTMGVDVALQLQNADGLARYAAAASTPGSASYRHFLTPQQIGAQYGASSASLNAVAAYFAGYGLRVATWPQHLSLFVSGPQHALEQAFQTTFGVYRAGTTTFLAPHTTPHFTRALPVSAITRLVTAKRQFRNYVPISGGAITTSGYGPLQIRNAFDYTGAYDAGYTGTGISVGIIGTGPISAADVPAYGTMFSTSVAPVSQVDVTDAAIAQNGIENPPDTGFQTPPPVTALCGGTLPGCNPEDGEAQIDTEAAASLAPGAQVLFYLGYLPGYCEDNSGNVTPPPCGSGTTPIDLIGLDVADDEIQQAIADDKADVLSLSYGGPEQAQVGLEFGPANDPTAGLGPEEFAALAAEGIAVFVSSGDAGAEGCQRPVYQAAIDQPCVSYPSTDPNVAAVGGVTVPLDRFGNLTNQITAWGLETSDGSGGSGGGVSAYFSTSLTPWQQGIPGLIGSTRNVPDDSLLGDPETGMSTLINAAFSPVVESIGGTSVAAPEMAAMWALVLQACASAPTCATAQGAKSYRLGNAAPLLYGFYSKNGTVLPAYAQTFYDVVYGDNAQVVAQPGPTSPPLDPGYQAGTGYDQVTGLGVPFARALIKAVTNQ